The following are encoded in a window of Penaeus vannamei isolate JL-2024 chromosome 17, ASM4276789v1, whole genome shotgun sequence genomic DNA:
- the LOC113815959 gene encoding transcription factor E2F5, with protein MDSVGTPSSGGLSLVGGTVLSVCDGMTYTQLLDHGYGLTPITPSNSKETPTVTPGRTQSVKRRLVLEEGGVDGEGFRTPTKTARRARQKSVSATHYTPSPSKGKTPAVPPAPSPGKSSRYDTSLGLLTKRFVDLLQSAPDGTVDLNRASDMLSVQKRRIYDITNVLEGIGLVNKKSKNNVQWLASRMSSQNLEGDVEHLASKENELDRLIEQAERDLLQMSQDKRYAYITYHDLHTIRYYKDKTVFAVKAPPGTQLQVPQEVKEQGYKIHLKSENGPIEVFLSESSIGESPIKQSPIKQSPLKTSPLRTPLPATSRAKLRPTRTRASKALLQTQKPELTTPKKEPLSPSLVNIKTELPDPDEGDDPLGPSPSLDLDDDSIRSALILGSDDLGPVGGKLQLQMEDQSEGGSEDLMLGYSSGSSPPPFLALEPPISDTDYTFSLDHTEGLSDLFDFNF; from the exons ATGGATAGCGTTGGGACCCCTTCCTCGGGGGGGTTGTCATTGGTTGGGGGTACTGTCCTCAGTGTCTGTGATGGGATGACCTACACACAACTGCTTGACCATGGCTATGGTTTAACCCCCATTACACCTAGCAACTCCAAAGAGACGCCCACAGTAACTCCCGGACGTACACAA AGTGTAAAACGCCGGTTGGTACTAGAGGAAGGGGGTGTTGATGGGGAGGGGTTCAGAACACCCACGAAGACTGCCAGACGCGCTAGGCAGAAATCAGTCTCAGCTACACACTACACTCCCTCACCGTCCAAGGGGAAAACTCCAG CCGTCCCTCCGGCACCATCCCCGGGTAAGTCCTCAAGATACGACACCTCCCTCGGGCTCCTTACAAAACGCTTTGTTGACCTACTCCAGTCGGCACCTGATGGCACTGTTGATCTCAATAGG GCCTCTGACATGCTGTCTGTGCAGAAGAGGAGAATATATGATATCACAAACGTCTTAGAGGGAATTGGTCTAGTCAACAAAAAGTCCAAAAATAATGTTCAGTGGCT AGCTTCACGGATGAGCAGTCAAAATTTAGAGGGTGATGTTGAACATCTTGCTTCCAAAGAAAATGAACTTGACAGATTAATAGAACAAGCAG AGAGAGACCTCCTGCAGATGAGTCAGGACAAAAGATATGCCTACATTACATACCATGATCTTCACACCATCCGATATTATAAAGACAAAACTGTGTTTGCTGTGAAAGCGCCACCTGGAACACAATTACAGGTCCCACAAGAGGTCAAAGAGCAG GGTTATAAAATTCACTTGAAGAGTGAAAATGGTCCAATTGAAGTATTCTTATCAGAATCCAGTATTGGGGAAAGCCCTATTAAACAGAGTCCAATCAAACAAAGTCCACTAAAGACAAGCCCACTCAGGACCCCATTGCCAGCCACTTCAAGGGCAAAGCTAAGACCCACACGGACAAGAGCTAGCAAGGCCTTGCTACAAACCCAAAAACCTGAGCTGACCACACCAAAGAAG GAGCCTTTATCCCCTAGCCTGGTTAACATAAAGACTGAGCTACCAGACCCCGATGAAGGTGACGACCCTCTAGGACCCTCTCCAAGCTTAGATTTAGATGATGACAGTATCCGTAGTGCCCTTATATTGGGTTCTGATGATTTGGGACCTGTTGGTGGtaagcttcagcttcagatggaGGACCAGAGTGAAG GTGGATCTGAAGACTTAATGCTTGGCTACTCTTCTGGGTCTTCACCGCCACCATTCCTTGCCCTAGAGCCACCGATTTCAGATACAGACTACACCTTTTCTCTTGATCACACGGAGGGCCTAAGTGATCTCTTTGATTTTAATTTCTGA